A stretch of the candidate division KSB1 bacterium genome encodes the following:
- the tpx gene encoding thiol peroxidase, which yields MPVERKGGVTFKGNPMTLLGNEIKVGDKAPDFSALATDMSEVTLDTDKGKVRLILSLPSLDTAICDAETRRFNDAVTRFPDNVAVYAVSCDLPFAQGRWCGATGVDKVKTLSDHRAVNFGEAYGTWIKELRLLSRAIFLVDENDTVQYVEYVPEIGEHPNYDAVSEAVNKLAS from the coding sequence ATGCCGGTTGAAAGAAAGGGGGGCGTTACATTTAAAGGGAATCCCATGACCCTTTTGGGAAATGAAATAAAAGTTGGTGACAAAGCGCCGGATTTTAGTGCATTAGCTACTGATATGTCCGAAGTAACATTAGATACCGATAAAGGTAAGGTGCGTTTGATTCTGTCTCTCCCTTCTTTGGACACAGCTATTTGTGACGCTGAGACAAGACGCTTCAACGATGCCGTCACCCGTTTTCCGGATAACGTGGCTGTTTATGCAGTTAGCTGCGACCTGCCGTTTGCACAAGGTCGCTGGTGCGGGGCCACCGGAGTCGACAAAGTGAAAACGTTGTCTGACCACAGGGCGGTAAACTTTGGCGAAGCTTATGGAACCTGGATAAAGGAGCTGCGCCTGCTGAGCCGTGCAATTTTTTTAGTCGATGAAAACGACACGGTGCAATACGTGGAATATGTACCGGAAATTGGCGAGCATCCGAATTACGATGCTGTTTCCGAGGCAGTAAACAAACTGGCTTCCTAA
- a CDS encoding universal stress protein produces MKKILLLVSFLRSSSKTIEDAMLLAKFENAELVLFFVLDMKYADNIANTLTSEGWIGSKPSEQLYLSLLKEYKMQAEAKIGRIQETAQQLDIPVRSVIKSGSVLEETLKITEEEKPDLIVITRRKRSKLSRFIFGSMVSALIKQVDCPVKIIDSE; encoded by the coding sequence ATGAAAAAAATTCTTTTGCTCGTCTCATTTTTAAGAAGTTCAAGCAAGACAATAGAAGATGCCATGCTTTTGGCAAAGTTTGAAAATGCCGAGCTGGTTCTTTTCTTTGTTCTGGACATGAAGTATGCGGACAACATTGCAAATACGCTCACGAGCGAAGGGTGGATCGGCTCCAAACCTTCGGAGCAGCTATATCTCTCCTTACTCAAGGAGTATAAAATGCAGGCTGAAGCAAAAATCGGTCGGATTCAAGAAACTGCACAACAACTGGATATACCGGTACGGTCGGTTATTAAAAGCGGTTCGGTTCTGGAGGAAACTTTAAAAATCACCGAGGAAGAAAAGCCGGATCTAATTGTGATCACCCGTAGAAAACGTTCCAAACTTTCCAGGTTTATTTTTGGCTCCATGGTGAGTGCGTTAATCAAGCAAGTTGACTGTCCCGTGAAAATTATCGATTCCGAATGA
- a CDS encoding DASS family sodium-coupled anion symporter: MTKFLSGYSKLEIFVQRAYRPFLIIISCAIFFVILNLPTPEGLTPQAQKALAIFSVCIFLWVTHALPLMITSLLVVILFPLTGVLSTHDSYALFGNEAIFFILGAFILASGIMRSGLSTRLALLVLRHFGRSPNFLLLGFLCLSAFLSFWMSEHAVAAMLFPIVLEVVNALKLVPLKSRFGTGLFLAMTWGCIIGGIATFLGGARAPLAVGILKQNTGLTIDFLDWTLAALPTVFAMLAFGYFVLSKMFAPEIQNVDLARTALKKKEEKMGRMTRREKSIALLMIVTILAWVFGGAKFGLANIAIASVVVAFIFRLLDWTEVEADVNWGIFLMYGGAICLGFAMDMTGAAHWLAEKSLGYFVHSPSMLLLSIAFIALFLTEAISNTAAVALMLPLALGLAADFDLDPRIVTLSLTIPAGLAFQLPMGTPATAIAYSSGFVRMRHTIIGGFILKIFAFIVFGLSIFFYWPLIGFTF, translated from the coding sequence ATGACTAAATTCCTGAGCGGTTATTCAAAGTTGGAAATCTTTGTCCAAAGAGCGTATCGTCCTTTCTTAATCATAATTTCCTGCGCAATTTTTTTCGTAATCTTAAATTTGCCAACCCCGGAAGGATTGACTCCACAAGCACAAAAAGCTCTGGCTATTTTCTCCGTCTGTATTTTCTTGTGGGTAACTCATGCTCTGCCTTTGATGATTACCAGCCTGCTTGTGGTGATTCTGTTTCCATTGACCGGCGTGTTGTCGACGCATGATTCTTATGCCCTATTTGGTAATGAGGCGATCTTTTTTATTCTGGGCGCTTTTATTTTAGCCTCAGGAATTATGCGCTCCGGACTCAGCACAAGATTGGCTTTACTTGTCTTGCGGCATTTTGGCAGGTCACCAAATTTTTTACTTCTCGGTTTTTTATGTTTGTCGGCCTTTCTATCTTTTTGGATGTCGGAACATGCCGTTGCTGCGATGCTGTTTCCCATTGTTTTAGAAGTTGTGAATGCTTTAAAGTTGGTTCCTTTAAAAAGTCGTTTTGGTACCGGCCTGTTTCTCGCCATGACCTGGGGCTGTATCATTGGCGGGATTGCGACTTTTTTGGGAGGCGCACGTGCACCCCTGGCAGTTGGTATTCTAAAACAGAATACAGGTCTGACAATCGACTTTTTAGACTGGACTTTGGCCGCTTTGCCGACAGTTTTCGCCATGCTTGCGTTTGGCTATTTTGTGTTAAGCAAAATGTTTGCGCCGGAAATTCAAAATGTCGATCTAGCACGAACCGCCTTGAAGAAAAAAGAAGAGAAAATGGGCCGGATGACCCGGCGTGAGAAATCAATTGCATTGTTGATGATTGTAACAATTCTTGCTTGGGTTTTTGGCGGTGCCAAATTTGGCCTGGCAAACATTGCTATCGCTTCCGTTGTAGTCGCTTTCATCTTCAGACTTTTGGATTGGACAGAAGTCGAAGCTGACGTAAACTGGGGCATCTTTTTGATGTACGGCGGTGCGATTTGTCTTGGCTTTGCAATGGATATGACCGGAGCTGCACACTGGCTTGCCGAAAAATCATTGGGCTATTTTGTACATTCACCGTCGATGTTGCTCCTGAGCATTGCGTTTATCGCCTTGTTTTTGACCGAAGCAATAAGCAATACCGCAGCAGTAGCTTTAATGCTGCCGCTGGCTTTAGGATTGGCAGCTGATTTTGACCTGGATCCCCGGATCGTCACTCTGTCATTAACAATCCCGGCCGGGTTGGCATTTCAACTGCCAATGGGGACGCCTGCCACCGCCATTGCTTACTCATCCGGATTTGTTCGGATGCGGCACACGATTATCGGGGGATTTATACTAAAAATATTTGCTTTCATTGTTTTTGGTCTTTCAATCTTTTTTTATTGGCCATTGATTGGGTTTACTTTTTAG
- a CDS encoding creatininase family protein has translation MICALPFFASAQESNPSTREMNLVTWQEFQELVPEKIETVLLPVGTLEPHGVLPNGSDNLAPEAMARELAARLNAMIAPTLNYGVTGSMKAFPGAFAISEQAYRTF, from the coding sequence ATGATTTGTGCGCTGCCATTTTTTGCCAGCGCACAGGAATCGAACCCTTCGACCCGCGAAATGAATTTGGTCACCTGGCAGGAGTTTCAGGAGTTGGTACCTGAGAAAATCGAAACGGTTCTGTTGCCGGTCGGAACACTTGAGCCGCATGGTGTGCTTCCAAACGGCTCGGATAATCTTGCCCCGGAAGCCATGGCCCGGGAACTCGCTGCCAGGCTGAATGCCATGATCGCGCCGACACTAAATTACGGCGTGACCGGAAGTATGAAAGCTTTTCCCGGCGCATTTGCCATCAGCGAACAAGCCTACCGCACTTTC
- a CDS encoding DNA-formamidopyrimidine glycosylase, with product MPELPDLVYIEKHLADFLPGKRIKAVEIKEPIVLRALIPEGFEDGLKNACFQKVYRHGPFLTFTFESDVELVIHPMLAGKFKIAESADKPGRSMCFSLHLDDGSYFNYLDDKKMGKVYLTQSADFDKIPRYLQQGINILSKEFTLEKFQNLIAKQRKQVRVFLMDQTRLSAIGNAYADEILFDAGLHPKTFCNQLTAAEVDTLYDSILRVIKWGIEQVEQAAKPIDMKVRDHVKVRNRKDQPCPKCNTTIRRAGVLGHDTFFCPVCQPAKRAQFITWN from the coding sequence ATGCCTGAACTACCCGACTTAGTCTACATTGAAAAACATCTTGCCGATTTCTTACCCGGCAAGAGAATCAAAGCTGTCGAAATCAAAGAGCCGATTGTCCTCCGGGCGCTCATTCCGGAGGGGTTTGAGGACGGACTAAAGAACGCTTGTTTTCAGAAAGTTTACCGCCACGGACCGTTTTTAACTTTCACTTTTGAGAGCGATGTAGAGTTGGTAATTCACCCGATGCTGGCCGGAAAATTCAAAATTGCTGAGAGTGCAGACAAGCCGGGCCGCAGTATGTGTTTTTCTTTGCACCTCGACGACGGCTCGTATTTCAACTACCTGGATGACAAAAAGATGGGCAAGGTTTACTTGACCCAATCCGCTGACTTTGATAAAATTCCAAGATATCTGCAGCAAGGCATAAATATTTTAAGCAAAGAATTTACTTTGGAGAAATTTCAAAATCTGATAGCCAAACAGCGCAAGCAAGTGCGCGTTTTTTTAATGGATCAAACCCGGCTCAGTGCCATCGGCAACGCTTATGCCGACGAAATTCTGTTCGATGCCGGGCTGCATCCGAAAACTTTCTGCAATCAGTTAACGGCGGCAGAAGTCGACACTTTGTACGACAGTATTCTCCGCGTGATAAAATGGGGCATCGAGCAAGTTGAACAAGCAGCAAAGCCGATTGACATGAAAGTCAGGGATCACGTTAAAGTACGCAATCGCAAAGACCAGCCCTGTCCGAAATGCAATACGACCATCCGGCGAGCCGGTGTATTAGGGCACGATACATTTTTCTGTCCAGTTTGTCAGCCCGCCAAAAGAGCACAGTTCATCACCTGGAATTAA